A genomic region of Bactrocera dorsalis isolate Fly_Bdor chromosome 3, ASM2337382v1, whole genome shotgun sequence contains the following coding sequences:
- the LOC105226671 gene encoding methylglutaconyl-CoA hydratase, mitochondrial translates to MLRSLTRLTSPTLFNTLRIRGFATAESGKEVLVERLDGERKGITVISLNRPQAKNSFSRSLVEAFEGVIEELEQDNGSRCVILRSSSPGIFCAGADLKERKTMTPDEAGAFVTSLRELLMALEQLPMPSIAALDGHALGGGLEMALACDMRTAADNTKMGLVETRLAIIPGAGGTQRLPRILSPALAKELIFTSRVLNGKEAKDFGIVNHVVPQNESGDAAYQKALEIAEEILPNGPVGVRMAKLAIDKGIQVDLNTGYSIEEICYSQVIPTKDRLEGLQAFAEKRKPVYKGE, encoded by the coding sequence ATGTTGCGTAGCCTTACTCGACTTACGTCGCCCACATTATTCAACACACTACGAATTCGTGGTTTTGCCACAGCGGAATCTGGCAAAGAAGTATTGGTGGAACGCCTGGATGGCGAACGCAAGGGAATTACAGTAATTAGCCTCAACAGACCGCAGGCGAAAAACTCTTTCAGTCGAAGTTTGGTGGAAGCTTTCGAGGGTGTCATAGAGGAACTGGAACAGGACAATGGTTCTAGATGTGTGATTTTACGTAGCTCATCGCCTGGCATCTTCTGTGCTGGTGCTGATCTCAAAGAACGAAAAACAATGACGCCAGATGAAGCAGGCGCATTTGTCACAAGTTTGCGTGAATTACTAATGGCACTCGAACAGTTGCCAATGCCATCAATTGCTGCACTCGATGGCCATGCACTCGGTGGTGGTTTGGAAATGGCTTTGGCTTGTGACATGCGTACAGCGGCAGATAATACGAAAATGGGTTTGGTAGAAACACGTTTAGCAATTATACCCGGTGCGGGCGGTACCCAACGCTTGCCACGCATACTGTCACCCGCATTGGCCAAAGAACTCATATTCACATCACGTGTACTCAACGGCAAGGAGGCCAAAGATTTTGGTATTGTCAATCATGTAGTGCCACAAAATGAAAGTGGAGATGCTGCTTATCAGAAAGCTTTGGAAATTGCTGAGGAAATATTGCCAAATGGTCCGGTAGGTGTGCGAATGGCAAAATTGGCAATTGATAAGGGCATACAAGTTGATCTAAACACTGGCTATTCCATTGAGGAAATTTGCTATTCACAGGTTATACCAACCAAAGATCGCTTGGAGGGTTTGCAGGCATTCGCGGAGAAACGTAAACCGGTCTATAAGGGAGAGTAG
- the LOC105226673 gene encoding zinc transporter 9 gives MLPRTAEIVRVLRVRQHFLGRRSLHALRNIVSIEKLNQHLSCNNAFSFTYSRISNKFVNEQHLRCASSSKKVEAAAVTSASSSSASIGNEATSKVKTTKKSATEPKQIMKSATTNSASVAADAVQTSETKTMEVKTKKGILSITATIEGSKINDIVFEKTKPPVVPDTIIPPAKLPVNDVLKETAQAAAAQLQTSPTIDAAATAATMAAATANAKAAIAKATKPKPKVVTTTTTDIGTATVTTTVVQQTKQATPPVAEVVVQKPKRVLVDFNRSSLERNFITPARAMSDFLLKASDLESLSKIKRRSPYEQEPPITVYWRKDVEAKAIGVWGSRENLLKEQLKREVERKKHQQNLFTVKRRLRDYRREIGARTVVVDSEPGLTGKSGKVVLIAIGINGLNFLFKACGWVYSGSHSMFAESIHSLADTINQLILAYGIHKSTQMADSDHPYGYSNMKYVSSLISGVGIFCVGAGLSVYHGITGLMHPEPVENFFWAFFILGGSLVSEGATLIVALNELQRAAKCSGVSFKDYVLSGKDPCVNVVLTEDAAAVTSVAVAATCMGLTSITGLPVFDAVGSLLVGGILGAVASFIIYTNATALVGKSISEDLLNKINAELESDVMIRAIHDVKGIDMGNSLVRYKAEMDFDGRELTRSYLDKQELNDLLRTVQSFQKVEELEEFLLKHGENIVDLMGGEIDRIEMKLRKKFPEIRHCDLEIL, from the exons ATGCTGCCGCGTACAGCTGAAATTGTGCGTGTGCTGCGCGTGCGGCAGCATTTCTTGGGCCGACGGAGCTTGCATGCCTTGAGAAATATTGTATCCATTGAAAAG cTTAATCAACACTTGTCGTGTAATAATGCATTTAGTTTTACATACAGcagaatttcaaataaattcgtCAATGAGCAACACTTGCGTTGCGCTTCCTCCTCGAAGAAG gTTGAAGCTGCTGCTGTTACCAGTGCATCCAGTTCGTCCGCCAGTATTGGCAATGAGGCGACGTCAAAAGTTAAAACTACCAAAAAGTCCGCTACAGAACCTAAGCAAATTATGAAATCGGCCACAACCAATAGCGCATCTGTGGCGGCCGACGCTGTGCAGACCAGCGAAACTAAAACGATGGAGGTGAAAACCAAAAAAGGCATACTCTCCATCACTGCCACCATAGAAGGCtcgaaaataaatgatatagttttcgagaaaacGAAACCACCTGTTGTGCCAGACACAATAATACCACCAGCGAAATTACCAGTAAATGATGTGCTAAAAGAGACCGCGCAAGCAGCCGCTGCGCAACTGCAGACATCACCCACAATCGATGCAGCGGCCACTGCAGCGACAATGGCAGCTGCAACGGCTAACGCCAAAGCGGCCatagcaaaagcaacaaaaccaaaaccaaaagtCGTTACGACCACAACAACGGATATTGGCACAGcgacagtaacaacaacagttgtGCAACAAACAAAGCAAGCTACCCCACCAGTTGCCGAGGTTGTGGTGCAGAAGCCG AAACGAGTTTTGGTGGATTTCAATCGTTCCTCTTTGGAACGCAATTTCATAACTCCTGCACGTGCTATGagcgattttttgctgaaaGCGTCAGATTTGGAAAGTCTATCTAAGATAAAACGACGTTCGCCATACGAACAGGAGCCACCTATAACGGTGTATTGGCGTAAAGATGTCGAAGCGAAGGCGATCGGTGTGTGGGGCTCACGTGAGAATTTGCTTAAAGAGCAGCTGAAGCGCGAAGTAGAACGCAAGAAGCATCAGCAAA ATCTGTTCACAGTGAAGCGCCGCTTGCGTGACTATCGACGTGAAATTGGCGCACGTACAGTGGTGGTTGACTCGGAACCCGGTTTGACCGGCAAATCGGGCAAAGTAGTGTTGATTGCGATTGGCAT TAACGGCCTCAATTTCCTCTTCAAAGCCTGCGGTTGGGTGTACTCGGGCTCTCACAGCATGTTTGCCGAGAGCATACACTCGCTGGCCGACACAATAAACCAACTAATTTTAGCTTATGGCATACACAAGTCAACACAAATGGCCGATTCGGACCATCCGTATGGCTATAGTAATATGAAGTATGTTTCTTCGCTCATTTCGGGCGTGGGCATATTTTGTGTGGGCGCTGGCTTATCGGTGTATCACGGCATAACGGGTCTGATGCATCCAGAACCAGTAGAGAATTTCTTTTGGGCTTTCTTCATACTCGGCGGTTCGCTGGTGTCTGAGGGTGCCACACTCATCGTGGCGTTAAACGAATTACAACGCGCTGCTAAGTGTAGCGGTGTGTCGTTCAAGGATTATG TGTTGAGTGGCAAAGATCCCTGTGTTAATGTTGTGCTCACTGAGGATGCTGCCGCTGTGACCAGCGTGGCTGTAGCCGCCACATGCATGGGTCTCACTTCAATTACCGGCTTGCCGGTGTTCGATGCCGTTGGCTCGTTGTTGGTGGGCGGCATTTTAGGCGCTGTAGCCTCCTTTATTATCTACACAAATGCCACGGCGCTGGTGGGCAA ATCCATATCAGAGGATTTGTTGAATAAGATAAACGCTGAGCTGGAAAGCGATGTGATGATACGCGCCATACACGATGTCAAAGGCATTGATATGGGCAATTCTCTAGTGCGTTACAAG GCCGAAATGGATTTTGATGGACGTGAGTTAACGCGCTCATATTTGGATAAACAGGAATTGAACGATCTCTTGAga ACGGTACAATCATTCCAAAAAGTTGAAGAACTAGAGGAGTTTCTGTTGAAGCACGGCGAAAATATTGTTGACCTCATGGGTGGCGAAATTGATCGAATAGAAATGAAGCTAAGG AAAAAATTCCCCGAAATACGACATTGTGATCTAGAGATTTTGTAA
- the LOC105226674 gene encoding arylsulfatase J — MRFTQILYVIFLLSIPACLSQNSAENLEEKRPHIIFILADDLGFNDVGFHGSAQIPTPNIDALAFSGLILNNYYVNPICTPSRSALMTGKYPIHTGMQHTVLYGAEPRGLPLTEKILPQYLNELGYSSHIAGKWHLGHYKSVYTPLQRGFKTHVGFWTGHHDYFDHTAVEHGMWGLDMRKGMDIGYDFHGKYTTDIVTEEAIRVIAAHNATAQPLFLYVAHAAVHSANPYNPLPAPDEAVAKLDHIKEMGRRRFAAMLTQLDNSVGLIVQELQKRKMLEDSIIVFSTDNGGPPEGFNLNHASNWPLRGVKNSVWEGGVRGAALLWSPRLQKRSRVAEQRMHIVDWLPTLLSAASGGQAEQLHNDTAALDGISIWNALTRDEPSPRRTILHNIDDIWGSAALTMGDWKLVLGTNYPLMWNGWYGPPGERNASAYNLKMLQRCPVGHALASLNMTPSVAEVIRMRMAATVKCVMETPPNICEYKEKKPCLYNVRDDPCEYYNQAEKYPNILRTLLDQLEHFNKTAVPASNKPDDPRGDPRLHNYVWTNFGDIVTSQQLAGELK, encoded by the exons ATGAGATTTACGCAAATactgtatgtaatatttttactaagtATACCCGCTTGCCTGTCGCAAAACAGCGCGGAGAATCTTGAGGAGAAGCGAccacatattatatttattttggcaGATGATTTG gGCTTCAACGATGTTGGCTTTCATGGTTCAGCACAAATTCCCACGCCAAACATCGATGCATTAGCATTTTCTGgacttatattaaataattattatgtaaATCCGATATGTACACCATCCAGATCGGCATTGATGACGGGAAAATATCCAATACATACCG GTATGCAGCATACGGTGCTGTATGGCGCGGAACCGCGAGGTCTGCCATTGACTGAGAAAATTTTGCCGCAGTATCTCAACGAACTGGG TTACTCCTCACACATCGCCGGCAAGTGGCACTTGGGTCATTACAAAAGTGTGTATACGCCTTTACAGCGCGGCTTCAAGACACACGTAGGCTTCTGGACGGGACATCATGATTATTTCGATCATACAGCAGTGGAGCATGGAATGTGGGGCTTAGATATGCGAAAAG GTATGGATATCGGTTACGACTTTCATGGAAAATACACCACCGACATAGTCACGGAAGAGGCGATACGTGTGATTGCCGCGCACAATGCAACCGCACAACCGCTTTTTCTTTACGTCGCTCACGCGGCGGTGCATTCAGCCAATCCATATAACCCACTGCCAGCGCCAGATGAAGCAGTTGCTAAGCTGGACCATATCAAAGAGATGGGAAGGCGACGATTTGCGG CCATGCTTACACAGTTGGATAACTCGGTCGGACTGATCGTACAGGAACTACAAAAGCGCAAAATGCTGGAAGACTCCATAATTGTTTTCAGCACAGATAATGGTGGTCCACCGGAGGGATTCAACCTGAATCACGCCTCAAATTGGCCACTTCGCGGTGTCAAGAACTCAGTGTGGGAGGGCGGTGTGCGTGGCGCAGCGTTGCTCTGGTCGCCACGGCTGCAGAAACGTTCACGTGTAGCCGAACAGCGTATGCACATCGTAGACTGGTTGCCGACATTGCTGAGCGCGGCATCTGGCGGGCAAGCTGAGCAACTGCA CAACGACACTGCAGCTTTGGATGGCATAAGCATTTGGAATGCGCTTACGCGTGATGAACCCTCACCGCGTCGCACTATACTACACAATATCGATGATATCTGGGGCAGTGCAGCACTCACAATGGGCGATTGGAAGTTAGTGCTTGGCACTAATTATCCGTTAATGTGGAATGGTTGGTATGGTCCGCCGGGCGAACGTAATGCTAGTGCATATAATTTGAAGATGTTACAACGTTGTCCGGTCGGTCATGCTTTGGCCAGCTTGAATATGACACCCAGTGTGGCGGAGGTAATACGAATGCGCATGGCTGCGACGGTTAAGTGTGTGATGGAGACACCGCCAAACATATGCGAATATAAGGAGAAGAAGCCGTGCTTATATAATGTGAGAGATGATCCCTGCGAATACTATAATCAAGCTGAAAA ataTCCCAATATACTCAGGACACTTTTGGATCAACTGGAGCATTTTAATAAGACTGCCGTACCTGCTTCCAACAAACCAGACGATCCGCGTGGCGATCCCCGTTTGCACAACTATGTTTGGACAAACTTTGGTGACATAGTGACAAGCCAGCAGCTTGCCGGAGAGCTTAAATGA
- the LOC105226675 gene encoding pro-resilin isoform X1 has protein sequence MSRIWCFVSLLLVLSAVLARPEPPVNSYLPPSANGNGNGGGRPSSQYGVPGLGGNGNGNGNGGGRPSSTYGAPGLGGNGNGNGGGRPSSTYGAPGLGGNGNGNGNGGGRPSSTYGAPGLGGNGNGGGRPSSTYGAPGLGGNGNGNGNGGGRPSSTYGAPGLGGGNGNGNGNGGGRPSSTYGAPGLGGNGNGNGNGGGRPSSTYGAPGLNGNGLGGGQKPSDSYGPPASGNGNGYSNGGNGNGNGGGRPSQEYLPPGRNGNGNGKGGRGNGNGGGANGYDYSQGGSDSGESGEPAQYEFSYEVEDAPSGLSFGHSEMRDGDYTTGQYNVLLPDGRKQIVDYEADQGGYRPQIRYEGEANTDAGGLGGLGGGAGGANGYDYEQNGNGLGGGNGYSSGQDLGSNGYSSGRPNGNGNGNGNGNGNGYSGRNGKGRNGNGGGQGLGRNGYSDGRPSGQDLGDNGYASGRPNGNGNGGNGNGYSNGNGNGNGGGQYNGNGNGYSDGRPGGQDNLDGQGYSSGRPNGFGPGGQNGDNDGNGYRY, from the exons ATGTCGAGAATTTGGTGTTTCGTGAGTTTATTGTTGGTGCTGTCAGCGGTGCTGGCGCGGCCCGAGCCGCCTGTGAACTCTTACTTGCCACCCTCAGCCAATGGTAATGGGAATGGTGGTGGACGTCCTTCATCGCAATATGGCGTGCCTGGACTGGGTGGTAACGGTAACGGCAATGGTAACGGCGGTGGACGCCCCTCGAGCACATATGGCGCACCCGGTTTAGGCGGTAATGGTAACGGTAACGGTGGTGGACGTCCTTCGAGCACATATGGCGCACCTGGTTTAGGTGGTAATGGCAACGGTAATGGTAACGGCGGTGGACGTCCCTCGAGCACATATGGCGCACCTGGCTTAGGTGGTAATGGTAACGGCGGTGGACGTCCCTCGAGCACATACGGCGCACCCGGCTTAGGTGGTAATGGCAACGGTAATGGTAACGGCGGTGGACGTCCTTCAAGCACATACGGCGCGCCCGGTTTGGGTGGTGGTAATGGTAACGGAAACGGTAATGGTGGCGGACGTCCATCTAGCACATATGGCGCACCAGGCTTGGGAGGCAATGGTAATGGCAACGGCAACGGCGGTGGACGTCCCTCAAGCACCTATGGCGCGCCAGGTCTTAATGGCAACGGTTTGGGTGGTGGACAAAAACCCTCAGATAGTTATGGTCCTCCAGCTTCTGGTAATGGCAATGGTTATTCGAATGGCGGTAATGGTAATGGCAATGGAGGTGGACGTCCAAGCCAAGAATACTTGCCACCTGGTCGCAATGGTAACGGAAATGGCAAGGGCGGCAGAGGTAATGGAAACGGTGGCGGCGCAAATGGCTACGATTACTCTCAGGGCGGCAGTGATAGCGGCGAGAGCGGC GAGCCGGCGCAATACGAATTTAGTTACGAAGTAGAAGATGCTCCGAGTGGTTTGTCCTTCGGACATTCAGAGATGCGCGATGGTGACTATACAACGGGACAATACAATGTGTTGTTGCCTGATGGAAGGAAGCAA ATCGTCGACTACGAAGCCGATCAGGGTGGTTATCGTCCACAGATTCGCTACGAAGGTGAAGCTAACACTGACGCCGGTGGTCTCGGTGGACTCGGTGGCGGTGCTGGTGGCGCTAATGGTTATGATTATGAACAGAATGGTAATGGGCTCGGCGGCGGCAATGGTTATTCTAGTGGACAAGATTTAGGCAGCAATGGTTACTCCAGTGGACGTCCCAATGGCAATGGTAACGGTAATGGAAATGGTAACGGTAACGGCTATAGCGGCCGCAACGGTAAAGGACGCAATGGCAACGGTGGCGGACAAGGACTCGGTCGCAATGGCTACTCTGACGGACGTCCAAGTGGACAAGACTTAGGCGATAATGGTTACGCAAGTGGACGTCCCAACGGCAATGGTAATGGCGGTAATGGCAATGGTTACTCGAACGGTAATGGCAATGGCAATGGGGGCGGTCAATACAATGGCAATGGCAATGGCTACTCCGATGGCAGACCGGGCGGTCAAGACAATCTCGACGGACAGGGTTACTCCAGTGGCCGTCCGAATGGTTTTGGTCCCGGTGGTCAAAATGGCGACAATGATGGCAACGGTTATCGATATTAA
- the LOC105226675 gene encoding pro-resilin isoform X2, translating into MSRIWCFVSLLLVLSAVLARPEPPVNSYLPPSANGNGNGGGRPSSQYGVPGLGGNGNGNGNGGGRPSSTYGAPGLGGNGNGNGGGRPSSTYGAPGLGGNGNGNGNGGGRPSSTYGAPGLGGNGNGGGRPSSTYGAPGLGGNGNGNGNGGGRPSSTYGAPGLGGGNGNGNGNGGGRPSSTYGAPGLGGNGNGNGNGGGRPSSTYGAPGLNGNGLGGGQKPSDSYGPPASGNGNGYSNGGNGNGNGGGRPSQEYLPPGRNGNGNGKGGRGNGNGGGANGYDYSQGGSDSGESGIVDYEADQGGYRPQIRYEGEANTDAGGLGGLGGGAGGANGYDYEQNGNGLGGGNGYSSGQDLGSNGYSSGRPNGNGNGNGNGNGNGYSGRNGKGRNGNGGGQGLGRNGYSDGRPSGQDLGDNGYASGRPNGNGNGGNGNGYSNGNGNGNGGGQYNGNGNGYSDGRPGGQDNLDGQGYSSGRPNGFGPGGQNGDNDGNGYRY; encoded by the exons ATGTCGAGAATTTGGTGTTTCGTGAGTTTATTGTTGGTGCTGTCAGCGGTGCTGGCGCGGCCCGAGCCGCCTGTGAACTCTTACTTGCCACCCTCAGCCAATGGTAATGGGAATGGTGGTGGACGTCCTTCATCGCAATATGGCGTGCCTGGACTGGGTGGTAACGGTAACGGCAATGGTAACGGCGGTGGACGCCCCTCGAGCACATATGGCGCACCCGGTTTAGGCGGTAATGGTAACGGTAACGGTGGTGGACGTCCTTCGAGCACATATGGCGCACCTGGTTTAGGTGGTAATGGCAACGGTAATGGTAACGGCGGTGGACGTCCCTCGAGCACATATGGCGCACCTGGCTTAGGTGGTAATGGTAACGGCGGTGGACGTCCCTCGAGCACATACGGCGCACCCGGCTTAGGTGGTAATGGCAACGGTAATGGTAACGGCGGTGGACGTCCTTCAAGCACATACGGCGCGCCCGGTTTGGGTGGTGGTAATGGTAACGGAAACGGTAATGGTGGCGGACGTCCATCTAGCACATATGGCGCACCAGGCTTGGGAGGCAATGGTAATGGCAACGGCAACGGCGGTGGACGTCCCTCAAGCACCTATGGCGCGCCAGGTCTTAATGGCAACGGTTTGGGTGGTGGACAAAAACCCTCAGATAGTTATGGTCCTCCAGCTTCTGGTAATGGCAATGGTTATTCGAATGGCGGTAATGGTAATGGCAATGGAGGTGGACGTCCAAGCCAAGAATACTTGCCACCTGGTCGCAATGGTAACGGAAATGGCAAGGGCGGCAGAGGTAATGGAAACGGTGGCGGCGCAAATGGCTACGATTACTCTCAGGGCGGCAGTGATAGCGGCGAGAGCGGC ATCGTCGACTACGAAGCCGATCAGGGTGGTTATCGTCCACAGATTCGCTACGAAGGTGAAGCTAACACTGACGCCGGTGGTCTCGGTGGACTCGGTGGCGGTGCTGGTGGCGCTAATGGTTATGATTATGAACAGAATGGTAATGGGCTCGGCGGCGGCAATGGTTATTCTAGTGGACAAGATTTAGGCAGCAATGGTTACTCCAGTGGACGTCCCAATGGCAATGGTAACGGTAATGGAAATGGTAACGGTAACGGCTATAGCGGCCGCAACGGTAAAGGACGCAATGGCAACGGTGGCGGACAAGGACTCGGTCGCAATGGCTACTCTGACGGACGTCCAAGTGGACAAGACTTAGGCGATAATGGTTACGCAAGTGGACGTCCCAACGGCAATGGTAATGGCGGTAATGGCAATGGTTACTCGAACGGTAATGGCAATGGCAATGGGGGCGGTCAATACAATGGCAATGGCAATGGCTACTCCGATGGCAGACCGGGCGGTCAAGACAATCTCGACGGACAGGGTTACTCCAGTGGCCGTCCGAATGGTTTTGGTCCCGGTGGTCAAAATGGCGACAATGATGGCAACGGTTATCGATATTAA
- the LOC105226676 gene encoding vitamin K epoxide reductase complex subunit 1 has protein sequence MSKSLLRFRGWCLVGLLLSVYATYVELRAEKDADYVAMCDLSPKISCTAVFTSNYGKGFGLTQHFTSWSPPNGVLGIGFYMLLLLMAPPRHRPLAWLQLILCFASNLLSVYLAYLLYFVLEDLCVVCVSIYVVNFFCLWESWQIYKLLWPSDAKVFSKAQNGFDKNK, from the exons atgagtaaATCACTTTTGCGCTTTCGTGGTTGGTGTCTAGTGGGTCTGCTGTTGTCCGTCTACGCCACATATGTAGAGCTGAGAGCGGAAAAGGATGCTGACTACGTGGCAATGTGCGATTTGAGTCCCAAAATCAGTTGCACCGCAGTCTTTACATCAAA CTACGGCAAAGGATTTGGTCTCACACAACACTTTACCAGCTGGAGCCCACCGAATGGTGTGCTCGGCATTGGCTTCTATATGCTGCTGCTGTTAATGG CACCACCACGACACCGGCCTCTCGCCTGGCTGCAGCTAATACTCTGCTTTGCTTCCAATTTACTCTCTGTTTACTTGGCgtatttgttgtatttcgtGCTGGAAGATTTATGTGTGGTTTGTGTGTCGATTTATGTCGTCAACTTCTTCTGCTTGTGGGAGTCGTGGCAAATCTACAAGCTACTTTGGCCCAGCGACGCGAAAGTGTTTTCGAAAGCGCAAAATggctttgataaaaataaataa